In Puntigrus tetrazona isolate hp1 chromosome 22, ASM1883169v1, whole genome shotgun sequence, one genomic interval encodes:
- the LOC122327540 gene encoding uncharacterized protein LOC122327540 isoform X1 — MKTSVSFTLALVVEAVVGLNLVSVKERDHVTLQSDVVKQGRDKMLWYFNDTLIALINGDPSKSCVYDGEGEIFRDRLTVDYETGSLTITNIGREHIGLYEANFIKSESSGTSQSLNRNGKCDSSKIIKKMINIGDIVKTFSVSITGESFSADSVISELHEVEEKQEHEMILIAGMCVGAGVVLLLAAAVLGVIYYRYRSSKMAEDKDKNNLKQLLDVSA; from the exons ATGAAAACATCTGTTTCGTTTACTCTTGCTCTTGTCGTTGAGG CTGTGGTTGGTTTGAACTTGGTGTCAGTGAAGGAGAGAGATCATGTCACTCTACAAAGCGATGTTGTCAAGCAAGGCCGTGACAAGATGCTGTGGTACTTTAACGACACCCTCATTGCCCTGATTAACGGAGATCCCAGTAAGAGTTGTGTGTATGATGGCGAAGGTGAGAtcttcagagacagactgacagTGGACTACGAGACTGGATCCCTGACCATCACAAACATCGGACGTGAACACATTGGACTCTATGAAGCAAATTTCATCAAAAGCGAGAGCTCAGGAACCAGCCAAAGCTTGAACCGAAACGGCAAGTGCGACAGCAgcaaaatcatcaaaaaaatgATCAACATCGGCGACATTGTAAAGACTTTCAGTGTGTCCATCACTGGTGAGTCATTTAGTGCTGATTCGGTCATTAGTG AATTGCACGAAGTGGAGGAGAAACAAGAGCATGAAATGA TTCTTATAGCGGGGATGTGTGTTGGTGCTGGCGTTGTTCTTCTGTTGGCTGCAGCTGTTCTTGGAGTGATCTACTATCGTTACAGAAGCTCTAAAATGG cagaaGACAAGGATAAAAACAATCTTAAGCAGCTGTTGGATGTCTCAGCATGA
- the LOC122327540 gene encoding uncharacterized protein LOC122327540 isoform X2 — MKTSVSFTLALVVEAVVGLNLVSVKERDHVTLQSDVVKQGRDKMLWYFNDTLIALINGDPSKSCVYDGEGEIFRDRLTVDYETGSLTITNIGREHIGLYEANFIKSESSGTSQSLNRNGKCDSSKIIKKMINIGDIVKTFSVSITGESFSADSVISELHEVEEKQEHEMILIAGMCVGAGVVLLLAAAVLGVIYYRYRSSKMEDKDKNNLKQLLDVSA, encoded by the exons ATGAAAACATCTGTTTCGTTTACTCTTGCTCTTGTCGTTGAGG CTGTGGTTGGTTTGAACTTGGTGTCAGTGAAGGAGAGAGATCATGTCACTCTACAAAGCGATGTTGTCAAGCAAGGCCGTGACAAGATGCTGTGGTACTTTAACGACACCCTCATTGCCCTGATTAACGGAGATCCCAGTAAGAGTTGTGTGTATGATGGCGAAGGTGAGAtcttcagagacagactgacagTGGACTACGAGACTGGATCCCTGACCATCACAAACATCGGACGTGAACACATTGGACTCTATGAAGCAAATTTCATCAAAAGCGAGAGCTCAGGAACCAGCCAAAGCTTGAACCGAAACGGCAAGTGCGACAGCAgcaaaatcatcaaaaaaatgATCAACATCGGCGACATTGTAAAGACTTTCAGTGTGTCCATCACTGGTGAGTCATTTAGTGCTGATTCGGTCATTAGTG AATTGCACGAAGTGGAGGAGAAACAAGAGCATGAAATGA TTCTTATAGCGGGGATGTGTGTTGGTGCTGGCGTTGTTCTTCTGTTGGCTGCAGCTGTTCTTGGAGTGATCTACTATCGTTACAGAAGCTCTAAAATGG aaGACAAGGATAAAAACAATCTTAAGCAGCTGTTGGATGTCTCAGCATGA
- the LOC122327540 gene encoding uncharacterized protein LOC122327540 isoform X3, which translates to MKTSVSFTLALVVEAVVGLNLVSVKERDHVTLQSDVVKQGRDKMLWYFNDTLIALINGDPSKSCVYDGEGEIFRDRLTVDYETGSLTITNIGREHIGLYEANFIKSESSGTSQSLNRNGKCDSSKIIKKMINIGDIVKTFSVSITELHEVEEKQEHEMILIAGMCVGAGVVLLLAAAVLGVIYYRYRSSKMAEDKDKNNLKQLLDVSA; encoded by the exons ATGAAAACATCTGTTTCGTTTACTCTTGCTCTTGTCGTTGAGG CTGTGGTTGGTTTGAACTTGGTGTCAGTGAAGGAGAGAGATCATGTCACTCTACAAAGCGATGTTGTCAAGCAAGGCCGTGACAAGATGCTGTGGTACTTTAACGACACCCTCATTGCCCTGATTAACGGAGATCCCAGTAAGAGTTGTGTGTATGATGGCGAAGGTGAGAtcttcagagacagactgacagTGGACTACGAGACTGGATCCCTGACCATCACAAACATCGGACGTGAACACATTGGACTCTATGAAGCAAATTTCATCAAAAGCGAGAGCTCAGGAACCAGCCAAAGCTTGAACCGAAACGGCAAGTGCGACAGCAgcaaaatcatcaaaaaaatgATCAACATCGGCGACATTGTAAAGACTTTCAGTGTGTCCATCACTG AATTGCACGAAGTGGAGGAGAAACAAGAGCATGAAATGA TTCTTATAGCGGGGATGTGTGTTGGTGCTGGCGTTGTTCTTCTGTTGGCTGCAGCTGTTCTTGGAGTGATCTACTATCGTTACAGAAGCTCTAAAATGG cagaaGACAAGGATAAAAACAATCTTAAGCAGCTGTTGGATGTCTCAGCATGA